aaagacaAGCACAATGATCACCATACTAGAAAATATTCAATGCTCCCCCACATTTGGCATGTCTATAATGCCTAAATTAGCCTCTTCATTGGCATCAGTGTCCATAGCTTCCTCATCTCGTCCACTGAGAGCCTGAATTTTTTCCTTCAGCTGTTCCAACTCTTGGGACTTGGCAGAACAGTAGTTCAAATACACAATTTTTAAACCCATTATAACTGCCAATTTCTGTCTCAAATTATACCTTGCAGAATGTTTTTTATGTCTAATTGCAGTTTTGAATTGCACTTCTAGATCTTGCACCTGAAAtgagagaatttattgtaaaataaaagcaaatggtATTACCAAATTAACTTTACTTATAAAACTTCAGTATGCTGCAAGTGCTCATTCACACTTTGTAGTCATAAAAGAGTAAACCCCTTTTCCACAAAATCATTATGTACTTATTTCTCCTCCATAATCATCAACATTATCTTTTAATGAGCAAAGTCAAATTTTAATACAAGCATATAAAAATATTGACGAATTTAAATCATTAAAACTCCTGTAATACTTATCAGTCAATTTTATTGCAATTCTAAATTTGTCTATGGGAATACTAGTTTGAACATTTCTTTGTGTATATTAAATAACCATCTCTGCTACACATGCATTTTGACATCCTGACCAGATTACCATCTAATATAAAGAAATTGACAACCATGAT
This window of the Macrobrachium nipponense isolate FS-2020 chromosome 5, ASM1510439v2, whole genome shotgun sequence genome carries:
- the LOC135215494 gene encoding uncharacterized protein LOC135215494: MSEEAEDLASIKRQQAETRLRLNLANRHISTLYSQVQDLEVQFKTAIRHKKHSARYNLRQKLAVIMGLKIVYLNYCSAKSQELEQLKEKIQALSGRDEEAMDTDANEEANLGIIDMPNVGEH